Part of the Papaver somniferum cultivar HN1 unplaced genomic scaffold, ASM357369v1 unplaced-scaffold_18, whole genome shotgun sequence genome is shown below.
tcgcatgtccatgaaggtctttgggacgtgggtggttatgacgacaatccatatctttattcattatccaatattgatcttctttgttcatggacttattcttgaggttgaaaacgatcttgaaagggaaatttcttttcttcgtcttcgtcctattctttctcccggtcttcccaacgtatatagtaccctttttaaccttgctagcgccggttccactacgctcacaaataatttcaaaccgatcccatcggatttgttgtcctttaactagtacaaaatttatcttcatcgcgtgtttctcaagccaatccagaacttctggtttagttttccatatctacgttcattccaaaacaagtaatttgtaataaaaactttggaatattccgacaacattaaggtaaacaaaaggttcttacataccaaatcattttggaagtgatccttggtatcctcgtgaattatgtctactggatcaggttgattttccatgggtccaagaacgatctacaaagaatatcacaaggttaaacactagaaagggaatataataacaaggttcggcgcattcgataatcacattatgtgccgaattataaacatttacaggtttcggcttatacgatatcctcaatatgtgccgaaccacgaacaatattttaacccaaaaattaacaaattcatgttcggctcagacgataatcatattatgtgccgaaccttgaacataagaggtttcggctgatatgatattctccatatgtgccgaaccagtaacaatatttcaacccagaaattaaaaaattatgttcgacacatacgattttggatatgtaagccgaattagtaatgattctattccgggttattcaggatgttgttcggcttactatgaaactttcatataagccgaactagtgtctagaaaaagggttggaattggaaattataggttcggcgcatgcagtaaacagattcagtaagccgaaccgttcatcaattggtagattcggctcatagatgtgagccgaacctcaacctgtttcgccgaaccataattcaaaaaacctaacttttgataattgagagctatagaagtgagattaagtataggatataagtgtacctgtgtattaaaagcattgggttcctcatcaatgtcttcatcatcaggatttggctcataaaaatcatcatcttgagtttgtgtttgagtttgagtttgagcttgagtttgagtgggtgtaaaatcattctcataatctaagaaatcagccatttctggatcattgttgtagttgatatgtattttcctaggttttttagatgaatgatgaccctcctcatcctccattgaatcaagaattaaaattttctcactttctccttctctttctctccttcttaaccaaaccaaaactttgattttttttttcctcaaatttttcatctaaacaaatcttataattctgaaaattattttaatcactaaataaaatatttaaccactaatcaagattattaacactaatacataaagggcagatttgccattaaaaaaatttgggttaaggggttatctgattttgctatttcacaaccttttttgtcttcattcagtatgccttggaagattttggtatgcccaaaattatagttcttCGGAAAGACATCACTTGTGCAGTGCAAGCGGCAGTTGGGTCAAGACTACTCAAGAATATATACTTAACTACATCGTACTGGGGATGAACTAAAAAATGGGTTACATGGCTTGAAAATTTGGAACGCGTTCGAGCATTCGCCACCCGCCTTCTGGTCCAGTCCGTGCATCAATTGAACTAACCCGCAGAACTCTAAAATTTAGGTAACCCGTGTTGACAGAGTTTGGTGTGGCTATTTTAAttagggaaaaatatcgtttggtctttttttaggtgggcccatgtctgtttggtGCTTTTGCAAAAcaactttactgtttggtccataattatttaaaaatataaaacaaacaaaaatacccttctgtgttaatttttacttatttttttgtagcagttcattctgtgtGATGAACCATCAAAGTTCATTCTTACAAATGAAAACCTAATAAAAACCAAATTAAATCACATATGAACGAACTTCATTATTTCATTAAAATTCTACAAAAATTTCATTATTAAgaacaaaccagagttcatttctggaatgaactcctcataaaacccatataaaccagagttcatttctggaatgaacccctcataaaacctatataaaccagagttcatttctatAATGAACCCCtcataaaacctatataaaccagagttcatttctggaatgaactcctgataaaaacctatataaaccagagttcattcctggaatgaactcATGATAAAAACCTGTATAAATGATTATGTTCATCAATagcagagttcattccaaaaatgaagttcatttcattaatgaagttcattccaggaatgaagttcatcttaagcagcagcaacaacaacaaaacgcataaatcttcatcttcaacaacaacaacatatttctagggtttaacgagttcatcgtcatcatcatctccaatcgcagcaacatcaagaaaaccaaaaaacctaattaaatcttcaacaacagcagatctatcttgagttcgtcttcatcttcatcaccaatCGCAACAAacatcaagaaaaacaaaaacctaattaaatcttcaacaacagcagatcTATCATTGACAACGACAACAGTAGTAGAAGATGAGTTCGTTCCATCAAGAAAacacatcaaaatcttcatcacaaatcagagttcattcctgaaatgaactctgtcatcttcatcttcttcatcagcagcagcaactcatcttcatcatcttcatcctctccatcatcagcagcaccaacagacgaaaaaacatcaaaatcttcatcacaaaccagagttcattccagaaatgaactccgtcatctttatcttcttttgtagattcgaaacttacccaagcatgtgaagatgataaaggttcatcatcatcttAAATAACAGTAGAATCTTCATcctcaccgtcttcatcatcaaaaaaaaaacgcaaaacttcatcgtattcatcatcatcatcatcgttcatcttcttcatcactagcagagaaaaaaataaagagaagagagaatcattcatcatcatcttcatcttcttcatcactagtagaaagaaaataaaaaagaaaaaaaaagagagaaattatatatctgaaaatataggagagaaagtaaatctgagaatgatttcttctctcttactttttgactatatatggtcctaatctaaaagggtatttctgccactacaagatgacaattacatcatccatgacgtcatcggagaaccaaaccataatttctaggaccaaactataatttgtaTTACCAAATAGGatcaaacagacaattgactaggtcagctagactagactctctctaatatattatttgtaggaccaattggtatttcctactttaATTAGTGCATTACTAACGAATATTCCATTGTTCTtaatttgttaaatttgtttATCCTCTTATTCTTTTTTGTTGAGTGCCTTCTCCAATTTGAGTAGGCGGAATAGTGGAATACAAGTAATGTTGCATTATTTCAATTTATTAAGCAAATAGTGTAATCTAATCTTATCTTTGGAATTGATGGACCACATAATTATCTAGTATTTGTACTAAGTGTGGTGTTTCAATAAATAGAGAACTTGTACTTGATACAATGTCATTACAAATTTGTGACTAATTAGGAGCAACAgccaatatatacatatatatatttcatTGCAAGTTTAGTAAATTGTTTTTTCTGTAGTAGTCTTTTGTCTTAGTAAGATACTACATATGGGGAAGTTTTTAAACATAAATGTTGGTATTTTCGGTTCCATGTTTATTATGGTAGTGATGTTGTCAGTTGCAAACGTACAAGGAAAACTCATTTATGGTGCAGTCCGTAGAGCAACTGCTGAAGGAAGTATACCTGTTACAGACACAAGTTTGGATGAGGCTGGTGGCGGGGGTATTGGGGGAGGTATTGGTGAGTCTGCTTCAAGTGTTGGTTCCGGTATAGGCAACGCTGCTAGGGGCACTGGTGAGGGTGTAGGTAGCGCTGCTTCAGGCATTGGTTCTGTTGTAGGTCAGGGTGCTAGTACCGCTGGTTCTGGTATAGGTCAGGTGTTGCGGCTGCCGGTTCTAGTAAAGGAAACACTGCTGGGGGTGCTGGGGAGGGTATAGGAAACCTTCTTGATGGTGTTGGTGAGGGTTTAGGAAACCTTGTTGGGCGCGAGCATATAAATAACGCTAGTTCTTGTATAGGCAACGCTTCTCGGGGTGCCGTGGAATGTGGGGTGCATAATTGATTCTGGTGATGCCGTGATGCTGATAAAGGCTCCACCGGAAAGTGATGTCTCTTTGACTGTTAGAAAGTTGATACGATTACAAAGATatcttttttttactcggtcaataaaattaaGTAAAAAAACGAAAACTGTACAAGACTAGGCCAACTAAGAGGCTAGCCGTGAGGCCATCCACTAGTTTAGCCTATTTGAAATGAAAATAAACCTCTTCAGGCCATTCTACAGAtagaataaaacctggcctaccctcataaaactcaaaaatatcttcAGCCAACAAACAGGCTTGCTTGGTCAAAGCATCAGATGAAAAATTAACTTCCCTATAACTATAAATATAGCGGATGTTATTGTAAAAAGTCTTCgccattctccacttctgcattagctgccatGGAAGCTTACCCTTTTGGAAAGCTTGAATACAACTCATCGAGTCTGAGCGAATGCAAATATTTTTAACATTCCACCTCTTTGCTAGCAGCATCGCACCATAAATTACCGCACACACTTCTGCATAATAATTAGTTTGCCAACCAAGGCCAACACAAAGAGCTCCAAGCACCGCCGCATTCGCATCACGATAAGTAACACCAGcaccggcctggcctggattaccAAGTGAAGCCCCATCACAgcaaatcatgatttcatcttgattaggAGGTGACCAACTAtaatagggctgcacatgggcgagtataagctaaaaccaacctcgcacccacagactgcagattttttttcataaccaaccccgcacccacaaaaaacgggcgggttttgttacccgcccgctacgggttgggcgggtatggtttaaacgggtttaaacccgctttatattcaagaatttagagtaacttctattctccttgattaagtgagaaaaaaaccaaaacccccaataTATTCAtacctaggaagttcacagataaagattaagtgttgaatctgttgattttgcgattgttgtcgatttctggtgaagattcgaagttgttgttgtcgatttctagtgaagatttctggtaattgtcgtttgtaggtgaagaagaagaactgaggaggaagaagaggagaggccgaacagagagaagagtgtagaaagtgaatgaggtttatcagttatcctatctactagtattagggtttcataatggacggctatgattagttttatctaatggtatataatctgcgggttttttggacgggtatgggcgggtattagcttcaACCAACGTCGCACCCACAGACAACGGGttatttttttcataaccaaccccgcacccacagcgggcgggtatggactaaaaacccacggatttagcgggtacgggtgggtttgggtatcgtggacgggtcttgtgcagccctaaacTATAACCTCAATTGGAGTCGAAATTTTGCACGATCTATGCAACACTTTAAAATAATTTAAGATGCGCAATCTTCCACATTGTTATACATATGAcccttcattctaattgagttatcacgGATTATCTGATAGACCCTGCCTTTAAAGCCAAGCCATTGAACTGCCATATCTTAAAAAAAAAGCTTTATTGCGCAACCTCCATAATTCCGTGACAATTGCAATATTTGCAACTAGCCACAGGCGCTTTATCATATCATGCTACGCATGATTACGGAGATATCACCCACACAAGTAGTAG
Proteins encoded:
- the LOC113338020 gene encoding uncharacterized protein LOC113338020, which codes for MICCDGASLGNPGQAGAGVTYRDANAAVLGALCVGLGWQTNYYAEVCAVIYGAMLLAKRWNVKNICIRSDSMSCIQAFQKGKLPWQLMQKWRMAKTFYNNIRYIYSYREVNFSSDALTKQACLLAEDIFEFYEGRPGFILSVEWPEEVYFHFK